In one Bordetella pertussis 18323 genomic region, the following are encoded:
- the glmU gene encoding bifunctional UDP-N-acetylglucosamine diphosphorylase/glucosamine-1-phosphate N-acetyltransferase GlmU → MLNVVILAAGLGKRMQSDLPKVLHTLAGRPMLDHVIGSARQLQPARIIVVVGHGADRVKAAFEGQPGLQFALQQPQHGTGHAVQQAVPQLLEGDGEDDVTLVLYGDVPLVQPATLQNLLQARGRGVAVLTEVLADSTGYGRIVRDAQGQVCRIVEHKDASEAERAIKEVNTGILAAPTARLKDWLGRITNDNAQGEYYLTDVIGLAVGDGVPVGAAQPGASWETLGVNSRVQQAQLERAWQSELARRQLEAGVTLADPARFDVRGTLSCGRDVFIDVGCVFEGTVTLGDGVRVGPHCVLRDVAVQAGARIEAYSHLQQAKVGQEAVVGPYARLRPGADLGERSHVGNFVEIKNSVLQADSKANHLAYIGDADIGARVNVGAGTITCNYDGVNKHRTVIEDDAFIGSDTQLVAPVRVGKGATLGAGTTLTKDAPAGQLTISRARQSTIEGWKRPVKKS, encoded by the coding sequence ATGCTTAATGTAGTGATACTCGCCGCCGGACTGGGCAAGCGCATGCAGTCCGATCTTCCCAAGGTGCTGCATACCCTGGCCGGCCGGCCCATGCTCGATCACGTCATCGGCAGCGCGCGGCAGTTGCAGCCGGCGCGCATCATCGTGGTGGTCGGGCACGGCGCCGATCGCGTCAAGGCGGCCTTCGAGGGCCAGCCCGGCCTGCAGTTCGCGCTGCAGCAGCCGCAGCATGGCACCGGCCATGCCGTGCAGCAGGCGGTGCCGCAATTGCTGGAAGGCGATGGCGAGGACGACGTCACCCTGGTGCTCTATGGCGACGTGCCGCTGGTGCAGCCGGCCACCTTGCAGAACCTGCTGCAGGCGCGCGGCCGCGGCGTCGCCGTGCTGACCGAGGTGCTGGCCGATTCGACCGGCTACGGCCGCATCGTGCGCGATGCGCAGGGCCAGGTGTGCCGCATCGTCGAGCACAAGGACGCCAGCGAGGCCGAGCGCGCCATCAAGGAAGTCAACACCGGCATCCTGGCCGCGCCCACGGCGCGCCTGAAGGACTGGCTGGGCCGCATCACCAATGACAACGCCCAGGGCGAGTACTACCTGACCGACGTGATCGGCCTGGCGGTGGGCGACGGCGTGCCGGTGGGCGCCGCGCAGCCTGGCGCCAGCTGGGAGACCCTGGGCGTGAACAGCCGCGTGCAGCAGGCCCAGCTGGAGCGCGCCTGGCAAAGCGAGCTGGCGCGCCGCCAGCTGGAGGCCGGCGTCACCCTGGCCGATCCGGCCCGCTTCGACGTGCGCGGCACGCTGAGCTGTGGCCGCGACGTGTTCATCGACGTGGGGTGCGTGTTCGAGGGTACGGTTACGCTGGGCGACGGCGTGCGGGTGGGCCCGCACTGCGTGCTGCGCGACGTGGCCGTGCAGGCCGGCGCGCGCATCGAGGCATACTCGCACCTGCAGCAGGCCAAGGTGGGCCAGGAAGCCGTGGTCGGCCCGTATGCGCGGCTGCGTCCCGGCGCCGACCTGGGCGAGCGCTCGCATGTGGGCAACTTCGTCGAGATCAAGAACAGCGTGCTGCAGGCCGATAGCAAGGCCAACCACCTGGCCTATATCGGCGATGCCGACATCGGCGCGCGCGTCAATGTCGGCGCGGGCACGATCACCTGCAACTACGACGGCGTGAACAAGCATCGCACGGTGATCGAGGACGATGCCTTCATCGGTTCCGATACCCAGCTGGTGGCCCCGGTGCGCGTGGGCAAGGGCGCGACCCTGGGGGCCGGCACGACGCTCACCAAGGATGCGCCGGCCGGGCAGTTGACGATTTCGCGGGCGCGCCAGAGCACCATCGAAGGCTGGAAGCGCCCGGTCAAGAAATCGTGA
- a CDS encoding PhaM family polyhydroxyalkanoate granule multifunctional regulatory protein, with the protein MSDSHTNPFVLPGMGQNSDLSGNPLLASMEMMRQAWAGLAGPGGLTQALPMAVPMNLEDLDRRINELRSVENWLRLNLSMLSSSIQGLEVQRATIATLRSFVDSVSSVGADEAAGGASPLEVALGLKPAPQGGGAPTGQAGGQAAAPAAEAGAVPPSINAAAQSASQAWWDLMQQQFNNLAAATAASMQAPAGETPPPGAADAPPAAAGKPKAARKSAAKPRAPRKRAPAKGAADKP; encoded by the coding sequence ATGAGCGACTCGCACACCAATCCGTTCGTGCTGCCCGGGATGGGCCAGAATTCGGATCTGTCCGGCAATCCCCTGTTGGCGAGCATGGAAATGATGCGCCAGGCGTGGGCCGGGCTGGCGGGCCCGGGCGGCCTGACCCAGGCCTTGCCCATGGCGGTGCCCATGAACCTGGAAGACCTCGACCGCCGGATCAACGAACTGCGCAGCGTCGAGAACTGGCTGCGCCTGAACCTGTCGATGCTGTCGAGCTCGATCCAGGGGCTGGAGGTGCAGCGCGCCACCATTGCCACCTTGCGCTCGTTCGTCGACAGCGTGTCGTCGGTCGGCGCCGACGAGGCCGCGGGCGGCGCTTCGCCGCTGGAAGTGGCGCTGGGCCTGAAGCCGGCGCCGCAGGGCGGCGGCGCGCCGACCGGCCAAGCGGGTGGCCAGGCCGCCGCGCCGGCTGCGGAAGCTGGCGCCGTTCCTCCCTCCATCAACGCGGCGGCCCAGTCGGCGTCGCAGGCCTGGTGGGACCTGATGCAGCAGCAATTCAACAACCTGGCCGCGGCCACGGCCGCGTCGATGCAGGCCCCGGCGGGCGAAACGCCGCCGCCGGGCGCGGCGGATGCCCCGCCCGCCGCCGCCGGCAAGCCCAAGGCGGCGCGCAAGAGCGCCGCCAAGCCGCGGGCGCCGCGCAAGCGGGCGCCCGCCAAGGGCGCGGCGGACAAGCCGTAG
- a CDS encoding amino acid ABC transporter substrate-binding protein, giving the protein MKIAQGLAAAALLAGMVAGAQGATLDVVKKRGTVVCGTTTGFAGFSAPDKQGTWRGLDVDLCRAVAAAVFGDASKIKVVPLNSQQRFTALQSGEVDVLTRNTTVTQQRDTALGIIHAGINFYDGQGFMVPKSLGVKSAKELNGATICLQTGTSNENTLADWARANQVSYKPVVIETFNEVVNAFASGRCDVFSTDASGLASIRISRLEKPDDYVVLPEIISKEPLGPFVRQGDDAWLNIVRWSLSAMIEAEEYGVTTANVDEQLKSENPNVRRILGVTPGAGANLGLDEKWAYNIIKQVGNYGESFERNVGQGSPLKIQRGLNAQWTQGGLMYALPIR; this is encoded by the coding sequence ATGAAGATCGCACAAGGATTGGCCGCGGCCGCGCTGCTGGCCGGCATGGTGGCCGGCGCGCAGGGCGCCACGCTGGATGTGGTGAAAAAACGCGGCACGGTCGTGTGCGGCACCACAACCGGTTTCGCCGGGTTCTCGGCGCCCGACAAGCAAGGCACCTGGCGCGGCCTGGACGTCGACCTGTGCCGTGCCGTCGCCGCGGCGGTGTTCGGCGACGCCAGCAAGATCAAGGTCGTGCCGCTGAATTCGCAGCAGCGCTTCACCGCCCTGCAATCGGGCGAAGTGGACGTGCTGACCCGCAACACGACGGTGACGCAGCAACGCGACACCGCGCTAGGCATCATCCACGCCGGCATCAATTTCTACGACGGCCAGGGCTTCATGGTGCCCAAGTCGCTGGGCGTCAAGAGCGCGAAGGAACTCAACGGCGCCACCATCTGTCTGCAGACGGGCACGTCCAACGAGAACACGCTGGCCGACTGGGCGCGCGCCAACCAGGTCAGCTACAAGCCGGTGGTGATCGAAACCTTCAACGAAGTGGTCAATGCCTTTGCCTCGGGGCGCTGCGACGTGTTCAGCACGGATGCGTCGGGCCTGGCGTCGATCCGCATTTCGCGGCTCGAGAAGCCCGATGACTACGTCGTGCTGCCGGAGATCATTTCGAAAGAGCCCCTGGGGCCTTTCGTGCGCCAGGGCGACGACGCGTGGCTCAATATCGTGCGCTGGTCGCTGTCGGCCATGATCGAGGCCGAGGAGTACGGCGTGACCACGGCCAACGTGGACGAGCAGCTCAAGAGCGAAAACCCCAACGTGCGCCGCATCCTGGGCGTGACGCCGGGCGCCGGCGCCAACCTGGGCCTGGATGAAAAGTGGGCCTACAACATCATCAAGCAGGTCGGCAACTACGGCGAGAGCTTCGAGCGCAACGTCGGCCAGGGCAGCCCGTTGAAGATCCAGCGCGGCCTGAACGCGCAATGGACCCAGGGCGGCCTGATGTACGCACTGCCGATCCGCTGA
- a CDS encoding PLP-dependent aminotransferase family protein codes for MPLAAPDYAFAAPFQHPPASPIRSLMPYAMRPGTISLAGGYPAQELFDVEGLAAASRQVLERLGACLQYSNIDGQASLRHELARLSAARGLHCDADTELAVTGGSQQALALLARVMLQPGDAAVIETPAFPNSVQALRYTGAAVHTVPSGPSGIDLDALDALAARVRPKMVCVVASFSNPCGATISRERRLRLLELAVRHRFLIVEDDPYGELRFAGETVPPIAALAEGQARHWAVYISSMSKTMAPALRIGWVVAPAEVRRRVVGAKAADDMACSAWTQEMVAQYLADGRYAQHVPRIRAAYGARCDAMAAALQRELGDRVVFRKPEGGMFFWARLNGAIDATRLLPYAIEHEVVYVPGKAFYADPAQADPHALRMSFATMNETQIAQGIVRLGRALQACEANAPVSISLAA; via the coding sequence ATGCCCCTCGCCGCGCCCGATTATGCGTTTGCCGCGCCTTTCCAGCATCCGCCCGCCTCGCCGATCCGCTCGCTCATGCCCTATGCCATGCGGCCGGGCACCATTTCGCTGGCGGGAGGCTACCCGGCCCAGGAGCTGTTCGACGTCGAGGGGCTGGCCGCGGCTTCGCGCCAGGTGCTCGAACGCCTGGGCGCCTGCCTGCAGTATTCGAACATCGACGGACAGGCCAGCCTGCGGCACGAGCTGGCGCGCCTGAGCGCGGCGCGCGGCCTGCACTGCGACGCCGACACCGAACTGGCGGTCACGGGCGGGTCGCAGCAGGCGCTGGCGCTGCTTGCCCGGGTGATGCTGCAGCCGGGCGACGCCGCGGTCATCGAGACGCCGGCCTTTCCCAATTCGGTACAGGCGTTGCGCTACACCGGCGCCGCGGTGCATACCGTGCCGTCCGGGCCGAGCGGCATCGATCTCGATGCGCTCGATGCGCTGGCCGCGCGGGTGCGTCCCAAGATGGTCTGCGTCGTGGCTTCGTTTTCCAATCCATGCGGGGCCACCATCAGCCGCGAACGCCGCCTCAGGCTGCTGGAGCTGGCGGTCAGGCATCGGTTCCTGATCGTCGAGGACGACCCCTATGGCGAACTGCGCTTTGCCGGCGAGACGGTGCCGCCCATCGCGGCGCTGGCCGAGGGGCAGGCGCGCCATTGGGCCGTGTATATCTCCAGCATGTCCAAGACCATGGCGCCGGCGCTGCGCATCGGCTGGGTGGTGGCGCCGGCCGAGGTGCGCCGCCGCGTGGTCGGGGCCAAGGCGGCCGACGATATGGCCTGCTCGGCCTGGACCCAGGAAATGGTGGCCCAGTACCTGGCCGACGGCCGCTATGCGCAGCATGTGCCGCGCATTCGCGCCGCCTACGGCGCGCGCTGCGACGCCATGGCCGCGGCGCTGCAACGCGAGCTGGGCGACCGGGTCGTGTTTCGCAAACCCGAGGGGGGCATGTTCTTCTGGGCGCGCCTGAACGGCGCTATCGACGCGACGCGCCTGCTGCCCTACGCTATCGAGCACGAAGTCGTTTATGTGCCGGGCAAGGCGTTCTACGCCGACCCGGCCCAGGCCGATCCCCATGCCTTGCGCATGTCGTTCGCCACCATGAACGAGACGCAGATCGCGCAGGGCATCGTGCGCCTGGGCCGCGCGCTGCAGGCCTGCGAGGCCAACGCGCCGGTATCGATTTCGCTGGCGGCCTGA
- a CDS encoding membrane protein, translating to MNNLFAAPTPEEHAALLQEIGPLPLSGQAWPDWVRILAWIVLAVIGVQIVTTAIGLPPGQVNPILAGTIILCFLGLALVSWHMQISVTRIDESGLRQTWITRREVAWQDIQFAKFVPLLFSKRLVVFTRHGRPIVFQGGTRDLQVAFAKISLLYRRKR from the coding sequence ATGAACAATCTATTCGCCGCACCGACCCCGGAAGAACACGCCGCCTTGCTGCAGGAAATCGGCCCGTTGCCGCTGTCCGGCCAGGCCTGGCCCGATTGGGTGCGCATCCTGGCCTGGATCGTGCTGGCCGTGATCGGCGTGCAGATCGTGACGACCGCCATCGGCCTGCCGCCCGGCCAGGTCAACCCCATACTGGCCGGCACCATCATCCTGTGCTTCCTCGGCCTGGCGCTGGTGTCGTGGCACATGCAGATTTCGGTCACCCGCATCGACGAGTCGGGCCTGCGGCAGACCTGGATCACCCGCCGCGAAGTCGCCTGGCAGGACATCCAGTTCGCCAAGTTCGTGCCCTTGCTGTTTTCCAAGCGGCTGGTCGTCTTCACGCGCCATGGCCGCCCCATCGTGTTCCAGGGCGGCACCCGCGACCTGCAGGTCGCGTTCGCCAAGATTTCGCTGCTGTACCGCCGCAAGCGCTGA
- a CDS encoding UDP-glucose dehydrogenase family protein, protein MKITVVGTGYVGLVSGACLADMGNEVLCLDTDAAKVAMLREGHIPIYEPGLEDLVKRNVAGGRLQFTDDIAASVAFGDVQFIAVGTPPGEDGSADLQYVLAAARSIARHMTARKVVVDKSTVPVGTADKVRAAMQEVLAERGVEVPFSVASNPEFLKEGAAINDFMSPDRIIVGTDDEHTIDTMRRIYAPFQRTHERVMVMDVRSAELTKYAANAMLATRISFMNEMANLAEALGADIEQVRRGIGADPRIGYHFLYPGIGYGGSCFPKDVQALMRSAGEHALPMRVIEAAETANQAQKLRLAHKVVARYGADLQGRTFALWGLAFKPNTDDMREAPSLSTIADLTRRGARIRAYDPVAMPQAAKVLDDNPAVELVDDMYQALDGADGLLIATEWKVFRAPDLTRVKQLLKAPLIIDGRNLYVPADMRAQGFDYQGIGRA, encoded by the coding sequence ATGAAAATCACAGTCGTTGGTACCGGCTATGTCGGGTTGGTGTCGGGCGCGTGCCTGGCCGATATGGGCAACGAGGTGCTGTGCCTGGACACGGACGCCGCCAAGGTGGCGATGCTGCGCGAAGGGCACATACCCATCTACGAGCCGGGCCTGGAAGACCTGGTCAAGCGCAACGTGGCGGGCGGCCGCCTGCAGTTCACCGACGACATCGCCGCCAGCGTGGCGTTCGGCGACGTCCAGTTCATCGCCGTGGGCACGCCGCCCGGCGAGGACGGCTCGGCCGACCTGCAGTACGTATTGGCGGCGGCGCGCAGCATCGCCCGCCACATGACGGCCCGCAAGGTGGTGGTGGACAAGTCCACCGTGCCGGTGGGCACCGCCGACAAGGTGCGGGCGGCCATGCAGGAAGTGCTGGCCGAGCGCGGGGTGGAGGTGCCGTTCAGCGTGGCCTCCAATCCCGAGTTTCTCAAGGAAGGCGCGGCGATCAACGACTTCATGAGCCCCGACCGCATCATCGTGGGCACCGACGACGAGCACACCATCGACACCATGCGACGCATCTATGCGCCGTTCCAGCGCACCCACGAGCGCGTGATGGTGATGGACGTGCGCTCGGCCGAGCTGACCAAGTACGCCGCCAACGCGATGCTGGCCACGCGCATCTCGTTCATGAACGAGATGGCCAACCTGGCCGAGGCGCTGGGCGCCGACATCGAACAGGTGCGGCGCGGCATCGGGGCCGATCCGCGCATCGGCTACCACTTCCTGTACCCGGGCATCGGCTATGGCGGCTCGTGCTTCCCCAAGGATGTGCAGGCGCTGATGCGCAGCGCCGGCGAGCACGCCCTGCCCATGCGCGTGATCGAGGCCGCCGAGACGGCCAACCAGGCGCAGAAGCTGCGGCTGGCGCACAAGGTGGTCGCGCGCTACGGCGCGGACCTGCAGGGCCGCACGTTCGCGCTGTGGGGCCTGGCCTTCAAGCCCAATACCGACGACATGCGCGAGGCGCCCAGCCTGAGCACCATCGCCGACCTGACGCGGCGCGGCGCGCGCATCCGGGCCTACGACCCGGTGGCCATGCCGCAGGCCGCCAAGGTCCTGGACGACAACCCCGCGGTCGAACTGGTCGACGACATGTACCAGGCGCTCGACGGCGCCGACGGCCTGCTGATCGCCACCGAGTGGAAGGTGTTCCGGGCGCCCGACCTGACCCGCGTCAAGCAATTGCTCAAGGCGCCGCTGATCATCGACGGGCGCAACCTCTATGTGCCGGCCGACATGCGCGCGCAGGGCTTCGATTACCAGGGCATAGGCCGCGCATGA
- a CDS encoding glycosyltransferase family 4 protein — protein sequence MRILQLNFEKGWRGGERQTLYCMRAFRKAGHDVELLCRAGGPLQARAAEEGFVTHGRRNVPGQLGFLASAGASYDIIHAQTANTVTWAVLTKALHRRPVAFSRRTSFVVEPGEEWKTGFKWRRVDLFVAISEMAAGEPRRLGIEPVIIRSAVEPHVIDPVNVERLAREFALQGKKVLATSAALIHDKDPLTLVRAVGELARQRQDFVFLHFGAGGDREAQARAEAQALGLDGVYVFAGFRKGVEDFYSIMDVFVMSSLEEALGSSVLDAFLQRVPVVSTDAGGLKESLADGRGVLCAVGDHHALAAGMARCLDDAAFRADVTQRAYDYVRTEHDVTEMGRRYLARFEQLLARR from the coding sequence ATGAGGATACTGCAGCTCAACTTCGAGAAAGGCTGGCGCGGCGGCGAACGCCAGACGCTGTACTGCATGCGCGCCTTCCGCAAGGCCGGCCACGATGTCGAGCTGCTATGCCGCGCCGGCGGGCCCCTGCAGGCGCGCGCCGCCGAGGAAGGCTTCGTCACGCATGGCCGGCGCAACGTGCCCGGCCAGCTGGGCTTTCTGGCCAGCGCCGGCGCAAGCTACGACATCATCCATGCCCAGACCGCCAACACCGTGACCTGGGCCGTGCTGACCAAGGCGCTGCACCGCCGGCCGGTGGCGTTCTCGCGCCGCACTTCGTTCGTGGTCGAACCGGGCGAGGAGTGGAAGACCGGCTTCAAATGGCGCCGGGTCGACCTGTTCGTGGCGATCAGCGAGATGGCCGCCGGCGAGCCGCGCCGCCTGGGCATCGAACCGGTCATCATCCGCAGCGCGGTCGAGCCGCACGTCATCGATCCGGTCAACGTCGAGCGGCTGGCGCGCGAGTTCGCCCTGCAAGGCAAGAAGGTGCTGGCCACCTCGGCGGCGCTGATCCACGACAAGGACCCGCTGACGCTGGTGCGGGCGGTCGGCGAGCTGGCGCGCCAGCGGCAGGACTTCGTGTTCCTGCATTTCGGCGCGGGCGGCGACCGCGAGGCGCAGGCGCGTGCCGAGGCGCAAGCCCTGGGCCTGGACGGCGTGTACGTGTTCGCGGGTTTTCGCAAGGGCGTCGAAGACTTCTACAGCATCATGGACGTATTCGTCATGAGCTCGCTCGAAGAGGCGCTGGGCAGCAGCGTGCTGGATGCCTTCCTGCAACGGGTGCCGGTGGTATCGACCGACGCCGGCGGCCTGAAGGAAAGCCTGGCCGACGGCCGCGGCGTCCTGTGCGCCGTGGGCGATCATCATGCGCTGGCCGCCGGCATGGCGCGCTGCCTGGACGACGCGGCGTTTCGCGCCGACGTCACCCAGCGCGCCTACGATTACGTGCGCACCGAACACGACGTCACGGAAATGGGCCGGCGCTACCTGGCCCGATTCGAGCAATTGCTGGCGCGGCGCTAG
- a CDS encoding IS481-like element IS481 family transposase has translation MNTHKHARLTFLRRLEMVQQLIAHQVCVPEAARAYGVTAPTVRKWLGRFLAQGQAGLADASSRPTVSPRAIAPAKALAIVELRRKRLTQARIAQALGVSASTVSRVLARAGLSHLADLEPAEPVVRYEHQAPGDLLHIDIKKLGRIQRPGHRVTGNRRDTVEGAGWDFVFVAIDDHARVAFTDIHPDERFPSAVQFLKDAVAYYQRLGVTIQRLLTDNGSAFRSRAFAALCHELGIKHRFTRPYRPQTNGKAERFIQSALREWAYAHTYQNSQHRADAMKSWLHHYNWHRPHQGIGRAVPISRLNLDEYNLLTVHS, from the coding sequence ATGAACACCCATAAGCATGCCCGATTGACCTTCCTACGTCGACTCGAAATGGTCCAGCAATTGATCGCCCATCAAGTTTGTGTGCCTGAAGCGGCCCGCGCCTATGGGGTCACCGCGCCGACTGTGCGCAAATGGCTGGGCCGCTTCCTGGCTCAGGGCCAGGCGGGCTTGGCCGATGCGTCCTCGCGCCCGACGGTCTCGCCCCGAGCGATTGCGCCGGCCAAGGCGCTGGCTATCGTGGAGCTGCGCCGCAAGCGGCTGACCCAAGCGCGCATCGCCCAGGCGCTGGGCGTGTCAGCCAGCACCGTCAGCCGCGTCCTGGCCCGCGCCGGTCTGTCGCACCTGGCCGACCTGGAGCCGGCCGAGCCGGTGGTGCGCTACGAGCATCAGGCCCCCGGCGATCTGCTGCACATCGACATCAAGAAGCTGGGACGTATCCAGCGCCCTGGCCACCGGGTCACGGGCAACCGACGCGATACCGTTGAGGGGGCCGGCTGGGACTTCGTCTTCGTGGCCATCGATGACCACGCCCGCGTGGCCTTCACCGACATCCACCCCGACGAGCGCTTCCCCAGCGCCGTCCAGTTCCTCAAGGACGCAGTGGCCTACTACCAGCGCCTGGGCGTGACCATCCAGCGCTTGCTCACCGACAATGGCTCGGCCTTTCGCAGCCGCGCCTTCGCCGCGCTGTGCCATGAGCTGGGCATCAAGCACCGCTTTACCCGACCTTACCGCCCACAGACCAATGGCAAGGCCGAACGCTTCATCCAGTCGGCCTTGCGTGAGTGGGCTTACGCTCACACCTACCAGAACTCCCAACACCGAGCCGATGCCATGAAATCCTGGCTACACCACTACAACTGGCATCGACCCCACCAAGGCATCGGGCGCGCTGTACCCATCTCCAGACTCAACCTGGACGAATACAACCTATTGACAGTTCACAGCTAG
- a CDS encoding MFS transporter, protein MIGEDASAARCGSRNSPPDGLPTPRRYWAAATVLTGMSLAVLDATIANVALPTIARDLNAAPSDAVWVINAYNVAVVVMLLPMSALAERVGFRRMFTFGLLLFTLSSLACVFAGQLWHLTLARVCQGVGAATLMCMFGGLVRNIYPLRMLGRGISINATTVAVMSVLGPTLGSLILSVASWRWIFAVNLPIGIVIMCGLRFLPEVPRNKMPLDWLSALLAMLTLGIFISGVDLLGHDVLRGIGMIAVAVAIGWLLVRRASGQTAPLVPVDLLRIQAVAYAVAASACTFAAQMASYVALPFYFQQVLERPYLQIGLLMAAWPVGTAVVAPVAGRLSDRYAASTLSGAGAGIMALGMACLTLLPTTVSNPWIMAGMFLTGLGFGLFQTPNNRAMLSSAPRQRSGAAGGVQATTRVFGQSFGTALVAIAFSVYPQHGPTLALALGTVCASLGVVVNVVRRRAEA, encoded by the coding sequence GTGATCGGCGAGGATGCGTCCGCCGCCCGGTGCGGCTCCCGCAACTCGCCGCCCGACGGGCTGCCCACGCCGCGCCGGTATTGGGCCGCCGCTACGGTCCTGACCGGCATGAGCCTGGCGGTGCTCGATGCCACCATCGCCAACGTGGCGCTGCCGACGATCGCGCGCGACCTGAATGCCGCGCCTTCCGATGCCGTGTGGGTGATCAACGCCTATAACGTCGCGGTGGTGGTCATGCTGCTGCCCATGTCGGCGCTGGCCGAGCGCGTGGGCTTCCGGCGCATGTTCACCTTCGGCCTGCTGCTGTTCACCCTGTCGTCGCTGGCCTGTGTCTTCGCCGGGCAGCTATGGCACCTGACGCTGGCGCGGGTCTGCCAGGGCGTGGGGGCGGCGACGCTGATGTGCATGTTCGGCGGGCTGGTGCGCAACATCTACCCCCTGCGCATGCTGGGCCGCGGCATCAGCATCAACGCCACGACGGTGGCCGTCATGTCGGTGCTGGGGCCGACGCTGGGTTCGCTGATCCTGTCGGTGGCGTCGTGGCGCTGGATTTTCGCCGTCAACCTGCCCATTGGCATCGTCATCATGTGCGGCCTGCGTTTCCTGCCCGAGGTGCCGCGCAACAAGATGCCGCTGGATTGGCTGAGCGCGCTGCTGGCCATGCTGACGCTGGGCATTTTCATTTCCGGCGTGGACCTGCTGGGGCACGACGTGCTGCGCGGCATCGGGATGATCGCCGTGGCTGTGGCCATCGGCTGGCTGCTGGTGCGGCGCGCCAGCGGCCAGACGGCGCCGCTGGTGCCGGTGGACCTGTTGCGCATCCAGGCGGTGGCGTACGCCGTGGCCGCCTCGGCCTGTACCTTCGCCGCGCAGATGGCCTCGTACGTGGCGCTGCCCTTCTATTTCCAGCAGGTGCTTGAACGCCCCTACCTGCAGATCGGCCTGCTGATGGCGGCCTGGCCGGTGGGCACCGCCGTGGTGGCGCCGGTGGCCGGGCGGCTGTCCGACCGTTACGCGGCCTCGACGCTGAGCGGCGCGGGGGCCGGCATCATGGCGCTGGGCATGGCCTGCCTGACCCTGCTGCCGACCACGGTGTCCAACCCGTGGATCATGGCCGGCATGTTCCTGACCGGGCTGGGGTTCGGCCTGTTCCAGACGCCCAATAACCGCGCCATGCTGTCGTCGGCGCCGCGCCAGCGCAGCGGGGCGGCCGGTGGCGTGCAGGCCACCACCCGGGTGTTCGGCCAGAGCTTCGGCACCGCGCTGGTGGCCATTGCCTTCAGCGTCTATCCCCAGCACGGGCCCACGCTGGCCCTGGCGCTGGGCACGGTATGCGCCTCGCTGGGCGTGGTGGTCAACGTGGTGCGCCGCCGCGCCGAGGCCTAG
- a CDS encoding IS481-like element IS481 family transposase — protein MNTHKHARLTFLRRLEMVQQLIAHQVCVPEAARAYGVTAPTVRKWLGRFLAQGQAGLADASSRPTVSPRAIAPAKALAIVELRRKRLTQARIAQALGVSASTVSRVLARAGLSHLADLEPAEPVVRYEHQAPGDLLHIDIKKLGRIQRPGHRVTGNRRDTVEGAGWDFVFVAIDDHARVAFTDIHPDERFPSAVQFLKDAVAYYQRLGVTIQRLLTDNGSAFRSRAFAALCHELGIKHRFTRPYRPQTNGKAERFIQSALREWAYAHTYQNSQHRADAMKSWLHHYNWHRPHQGIGRAVPISRLNLDEYNLLTVHT, from the coding sequence ATGAACACCCATAAGCATGCCCGATTGACCTTCCTACGTCGACTCGAAATGGTCCAGCAATTGATCGCCCATCAAGTTTGTGTGCCTGAAGCGGCCCGCGCCTATGGGGTCACCGCGCCGACTGTGCGCAAATGGCTGGGCCGCTTCCTGGCTCAGGGCCAGGCGGGCTTGGCCGATGCGTCCTCGCGCCCGACGGTCTCGCCCCGAGCGATTGCGCCGGCCAAGGCGCTGGCTATCGTGGAGCTGCGCCGCAAGCGGCTGACCCAAGCGCGCATCGCCCAGGCGCTGGGCGTGTCAGCCAGCACCGTCAGCCGCGTCCTGGCCCGCGCCGGTCTGTCGCACCTGGCCGACCTGGAGCCGGCCGAGCCGGTGGTGCGCTACGAGCATCAGGCCCCCGGCGATCTGCTGCACATCGACATCAAGAAGCTGGGACGTATCCAGCGCCCTGGCCACCGGGTCACGGGCAACCGACGCGATACCGTTGAGGGGGCCGGCTGGGACTTCGTCTTCGTGGCCATCGATGACCACGCCCGCGTGGCCTTCACCGACATCCACCCCGACGAGCGCTTCCCCAGCGCCGTCCAGTTCCTCAAGGACGCAGTGGCCTACTACCAGCGCCTGGGCGTGACCATCCAGCGCTTGCTCACCGACAATGGCTCGGCCTTTCGCAGCCGCGCCTTCGCCGCGCTGTGCCATGAGCTGGGCATCAAGCACCGCTTTACCCGACCTTACCGCCCACAGACCAATGGCAAGGCCGAACGCTTCATCCAGTCGGCCTTGCGTGAGTGGGCTTACGCTCACACCTACCAGAACTCCCAACACCGAGCCGATGCCATGAAATCCTGGCTACACCACTACAACTGGCATCGACCCCACCAAGGCATCGGGCGCGCTGTACCCATCTCCAGACTCAACCTGGACGAATACAACCTATTGACAGTTCACACCTAG